Proteins encoded within one genomic window of Flavobacterium oreochromis:
- the rho gene encoding transcription termination factor Rho, which produces MFDISVLKEMKLNELQEIAKAAKIKNFKTLKKDDLIYQILDFQASNPEKLTSEANSVSDNTSKPKRIRMAKDKKEESEPEKTDTIQETILFTEETVDKKISKKGNSKKPGTNPEEVTDTKKEAFTKKTKNQKFSKEKKKTTEIQHNTIESSDPTEEINVVLDLEKNQTEEAIEVIEIASEQTNDPSITPEVEPNTSIEVNKNKFNPNNQNPKYKKTTNFREPDYEFEGIIESEGVLEMMPDGYGFLRSSDYNYLASPDDIYLSTSQIRLFGLKTGDTVKGVVRPPKEGEKYFPLVKVLKINGHDPQVVRDRVSFDHLTPVFPTEKFKLAEKGSSISTRIIDLFSPIGKGQRGMIVAQPKTGKTMLLKDIANAIAANHPEVYMIVLLIDERPEEVTDMQRSVRAEVVASTFDREPQEHVKIANIVLEKAKRLVECGHDVVILLDSITRLARAYNTVQPASGKVLSGGVDANALQKPKRFFGAARNVENGGSLSIIATALTETGSKMDEVIFEEFKGTGNMELQLDRKIANRRIFPSVDLTSSSTRRDDLLLDEKTIQRMWIMRKYLADMNSVEAMEFINDRFKKTRNNEEFLISMND; this is translated from the coding sequence ATGTTTGATATTTCTGTATTAAAAGAAATGAAGCTAAACGAATTGCAAGAAATTGCAAAAGCAGCGAAAATCAAGAATTTTAAAACTCTTAAAAAAGACGATTTAATATACCAAATACTTGATTTCCAAGCTTCAAACCCCGAAAAACTAACTTCAGAAGCGAATAGCGTATCTGATAACACCTCAAAACCTAAACGAATTCGCATGGCTAAAGACAAAAAAGAGGAATCAGAACCTGAAAAAACAGATACAATTCAAGAAACAATTCTTTTTACTGAAGAAACAGTAGATAAAAAAATTTCTAAAAAAGGAAATAGTAAAAAACCAGGTACTAATCCGGAAGAAGTAACTGACACAAAGAAAGAAGCTTTTACGAAAAAGACTAAAAATCAAAAATTTTCAAAAGAAAAAAAGAAAACAACTGAAATACAACACAATACAATTGAGTCTTCCGATCCTACAGAAGAAATAAATGTAGTTCTAGACCTTGAAAAAAATCAAACAGAGGAAGCGATAGAAGTAATAGAAATAGCATCAGAACAAACAAATGATCCATCTATTACCCCTGAAGTAGAGCCAAACACTTCTATTGAAGTAAACAAAAACAAATTCAATCCAAACAATCAAAATCCTAAATATAAAAAGACAACTAATTTTAGAGAACCTGATTATGAATTTGAAGGAATTATAGAAAGTGAAGGGGTATTAGAGATGATGCCTGACGGATATGGTTTTTTACGCTCTTCCGACTACAATTATTTAGCATCTCCTGACGACATTTATTTATCAACTTCTCAAATTAGACTATTTGGATTAAAAACAGGTGATACTGTAAAAGGAGTGGTTCGACCACCAAAAGAAGGAGAAAAATACTTTCCTTTAGTTAAAGTTTTAAAAATTAATGGTCATGATCCACAAGTAGTTCGAGATCGCGTTTCGTTTGACCACTTAACCCCTGTTTTTCCTACCGAAAAATTCAAATTAGCTGAAAAAGGGAGTTCTATTTCCACTCGTATTATTGATTTATTTTCTCCTATCGGAAAAGGGCAACGCGGTATGATAGTAGCACAACCCAAAACAGGTAAAACGATGTTACTTAAAGACATTGCTAATGCCATAGCAGCCAATCATCCGGAAGTATACATGATAGTTCTACTAATAGACGAACGCCCTGAAGAAGTTACAGATATGCAACGTAGTGTACGAGCAGAAGTAGTTGCTTCTACGTTTGATCGTGAACCACAAGAACATGTCAAAATTGCTAATATTGTACTTGAAAAAGCAAAACGTTTAGTCGAGTGTGGACATGATGTTGTCATTCTATTAGATTCTATTACTCGTTTAGCACGTGCTTATAACACAGTACAACCTGCATCTGGCAAAGTACTAAGTGGAGGTGTTGATGCCAACGCATTACAAAAACCAAAACGTTTCTTTGGTGCTGCACGTAATGTAGAAAATGGAGGTTCATTAAGTATCATTGCTACTGCTTTAACAGAAACAGGATCTAAAATGGATGAAGTTATTTTTGAAGAGTTTAAAGGAACTGGAAATATGGAACTTCAATTAGATCGTAAAATTGCTAATCGTCGTATTTTCCCTTCTGTAGATTTAACATCTTCAAGCACACGTCGTGATGATCTTTTATTAGATGAAAAAACCATTCAACGTATGTGGATTATGCGTAAGTATTTAGCCGATATGAATTCAGTAGAGGCAATGGAATTTATTAATGATCGATTTAAGAAAACGAGAAATAACGAAGAGTTTCTAATATCTATGAATGATTAA
- a CDS encoding DUF4293 domain-containing protein, whose protein sequence is MIQRIQSVYLVLAFVAMAVLPFLFPLWTEGGKEVYFMTNIIYTIFFGLSTSLSLMSLLSYKKRQTQFVLNRLNMILNLILLGLFVYRTLSVSGGVQAPVKGIGMFLPIITILLLVLANKAIKKDEDLVKSVDRLR, encoded by the coding sequence ATGATTCAAAGAATTCAAAGCGTATATTTAGTTTTGGCTTTTGTCGCAATGGCGGTTTTACCGTTTCTATTTCCTCTCTGGACAGAAGGAGGGAAGGAAGTGTATTTTATGACAAATATTATTTATACTATTTTTTTTGGTCTAAGTACATCTTTATCGTTGATGAGCTTATTATCGTATAAAAAGAGACAAACTCAATTTGTATTAAACAGATTGAATATGATATTAAACTTAATTTTACTAGGATTATTTGTGTATCGTACACTAAGCGTATCTGGAGGGGTTCAGGCTCCCGTGAAGGGTATTGGGATGTTTCTTCCTATAATTACTATCTTATTGTTAGTTTTAGCTAACAAAGCCATTAAGAAGGATGAAGATCTTGTAAAATCTGTGGATCGATTACGATAA
- a CDS encoding group III truncated hemoglobin, with the protein MKDIQNRSDIELLVNTFYNNAKIDTLIGPIFNGAIKDWTPHLNKMYTFWETILLEVHSYSGTPFPPHAKMPLEKIHFDRWMELFKKTVDSLFTGEKANEAKWRAGKMAELFEYKIEYFKKANHKPLL; encoded by the coding sequence ATGAAAGATATTCAAAATAGATCCGATATAGAGCTATTAGTAAATACTTTTTATAACAACGCTAAAATAGATACTTTAATAGGCCCCATTTTTAACGGAGCTATCAAAGATTGGACTCCTCATTTAAACAAAATGTATACCTTTTGGGAAACAATCTTATTAGAAGTTCACTCCTATTCTGGCACTCCTTTCCCTCCTCATGCTAAAATGCCATTGGAAAAAATTCATTTTGATCGCTGGATGGAATTATTTAAAAAAACAGTCGATAGTTTATTTACAGGAGAAAAAGCTAATGAAGCCAAATGGAGAGCTGGAAAAATGGCAGAGTTATTTGAATATAAAATTGAATATTTCAAAAAAGCCAATCATAAACCGTTATTATAG